Proteins from a single region of Polyangiaceae bacterium:
- a CDS encoding DUF4185 domain-containing protein yields the protein MTRTWHALLLAAALQGCSDAPSAPVLQGANYVAADALFSSDNLWVGADGAYSIDLGGERVLWLFGDTLIAKTPGSRKDAFFIRNSVAVQTGYDPTRAFIEFFWRQGDGSPRSFLVEKGDRWYWPSHGAMVDGTLLTFYEVVRTPSDCDAPEWCFEGAGYAAFTVNNHEASPRDWAYEPALLPAESTGDLQLGEAVIVEGDWVYVYGTRGDAHEIVLARFARERAAQGDLRAPEWYSGDRGFTHSGPALGLVRFGAPEFSVHYSAATGGYLMVQSEGFGATTLAARGAPRPEGPWSAPRDFLRPPESFDADAHVYAAKAHPELSADGLLVTYVPGDLYLPRFVKAVVP from the coding sequence GTGACCCGCACCTGGCATGCGCTCTTGCTCGCCGCGGCTCTCCAGGGTTGCTCCGACGCACCCTCGGCACCCGTACTCCAGGGCGCAAATTACGTTGCTGCCGACGCGCTGTTCAGCTCCGACAACCTCTGGGTCGGTGCGGACGGCGCCTACTCCATCGATCTGGGCGGCGAGCGTGTTCTGTGGCTATTTGGCGACACCCTCATCGCGAAGACTCCCGGCTCTCGAAAGGACGCCTTCTTCATTCGCAACAGCGTCGCGGTGCAAACCGGGTACGACCCCACCCGCGCCTTCATCGAGTTCTTTTGGCGTCAGGGTGATGGCTCGCCGCGGTCGTTCCTGGTCGAGAAGGGCGACCGTTGGTATTGGCCCAGCCACGGCGCCATGGTGGATGGCACGTTGCTCACCTTCTACGAAGTCGTGCGCACGCCGTCGGATTGCGATGCGCCCGAGTGGTGCTTCGAGGGCGCGGGTTACGCCGCATTCACCGTGAACAACCACGAGGCGTCCCCTCGAGATTGGGCGTACGAACCGGCGCTGCTGCCAGCGGAGTCGACGGGCGATCTCCAACTCGGCGAAGCGGTGATCGTGGAGGGCGACTGGGTCTACGTCTACGGTACGCGGGGCGACGCACATGAGATCGTCCTCGCGCGCTTCGCTCGCGAACGCGCTGCCCAGGGGGACTTGAGGGCACCCGAGTGGTACTCGGGAGATCGCGGTTTCACGCACTCCGGTCCGGCTCTCGGCCTGGTGCGCTTCGGTGCGCCGGAGTTCAGCGTTCACTACTCCGCGGCCACCGGCGGCTACCTGATGGTGCAAAGCGAAGGCTTCGGTGCGACCACGCTTGCTGCGCGTGGAGCTCCGCGGCCGGAAGGTCCGTGGTCGGCGCCAAGAGACTTCCTGCGCCCACCCGAGTCCTTCGACGCCGACGCCCATGTCTACGCTGCCAAAGCGCACCCAGAACTCAGCGCCGACGGTCTGCTGGTGACCTACGTTCCTGGAGATCTGTACTTGCCTCGATTCGTCAAGGCGGTCGTGCCATGA
- a CDS encoding MYXO-CTERM sorting domain-containing protein — protein sequence MSGWQRKGWTSLAAVSAGVFLVSSVSARTLTLRAPSKALSSECDANTNFSFHDGPWYDAARTALANGSNFGASGVVKHDFKYNPPFDDFDPKKLDGADILLLNPVNIPVSREKFKPFRVYTLGGVGFISFLNAAYTFMADPGPCIGENTASVLAPSSPPMNGPFGAVGGTYTTGWNCSFINIESGVTNLSQNSQGPNGLMFDLSTLSPGAARAVSFADEELWAGAFSQSGCGAAFVHTSAANMKLLLNTFAWVLETAYDPIPDAVEPTGDTDSDGTPDVLDGDNDGDGILDLFEAGDHDVSTPPVDTDKDGTPDYLDTDSDNDGADDDLENQAGILDEPTDTDKDGTPDFQDTDSDDDGVNDDKDNCRTTKNPNQEDVDQDKIGDACDSLITAPDGGAGTDAGWGGSGPVDAGLGGNGASAGVAGNVPGGGTSTGSDDGGCGCRVGSAQDHAAWLLLLALAGLVRARRRR from the coding sequence ATGAGTGGGTGGCAGCGCAAGGGTTGGACTTCGTTGGCAGCGGTTTCTGCTGGAGTGTTCCTGGTGTCGTCAGTTTCCGCACGGACCCTGACTCTGCGCGCGCCATCGAAAGCGCTGAGCTCGGAGTGCGACGCCAACACCAACTTCAGCTTTCACGATGGGCCTTGGTACGACGCCGCGCGCACCGCGCTGGCCAACGGTTCCAACTTCGGCGCCAGCGGCGTCGTGAAGCACGACTTCAAGTACAACCCGCCCTTCGACGACTTCGATCCGAAGAAGCTCGACGGCGCGGACATTCTGCTGCTCAATCCGGTCAACATTCCGGTCTCGCGCGAGAAGTTCAAGCCCTTTCGCGTGTACACCTTGGGCGGCGTCGGCTTCATTTCGTTCCTCAATGCCGCCTATACCTTCATGGCCGACCCGGGCCCGTGCATCGGAGAAAACACGGCAAGCGTGCTGGCTCCGTCTTCGCCGCCGATGAACGGACCCTTTGGCGCCGTTGGCGGCACGTACACCACCGGCTGGAACTGCAGCTTCATCAACATCGAGAGCGGCGTCACCAATCTTTCCCAGAACAGCCAGGGTCCCAACGGCCTGATGTTCGATCTGTCGACGCTCTCGCCAGGAGCTGCCCGCGCGGTTTCGTTCGCTGACGAAGAGCTGTGGGCCGGCGCGTTTTCCCAGTCGGGCTGCGGCGCGGCGTTCGTGCACACCAGCGCTGCGAACATGAAGCTGTTGCTCAACACCTTCGCTTGGGTACTGGAAACGGCCTACGACCCCATTCCGGACGCGGTGGAACCGACCGGCGACACGGACTCGGATGGCACCCCGGATGTGCTGGATGGCGACAACGATGGGGACGGCATCCTCGACCTGTTCGAGGCAGGGGATCACGACGTCTCCACGCCCCCGGTGGATACCGACAAGGATGGCACGCCCGACTACCTCGACACCGACAGCGACAACGACGGCGCGGACGATGACCTGGAGAATCAAGCCGGCATCCTCGATGAACCGACGGACACGGACAAGGACGGCACGCCGGACTTCCAGGACACGGACAGCGACGACGACGGCGTCAACGACGACAAGGACAACTGTCGCACGACCAAGAACCCGAATCAGGAAGACGTCGACCAGGACAAGATCGGAGACGCTTGCGACAGTCTGATCACGGCGCCTGACGGCGGCGCTGGAACTGACGCAGGCTGGGGCGGTTCAGGACCCGTAGACGCCGGCCTGGGAGGCAACGGTGCGAGCGCGGGCGTGGCAGGCAACGTGCCGGGTGGCGGCACGAGCACCGGTAGCGACGACGGCGGCTGCGGCTGTCGCGTGGGTAGCGCGCAGGATCATGCCGCTTGGTTGCTGCTCTTGGCGCTGGCCGGGCTCGTGCGCGCAAGACGGCGGCGCTGA
- a CDS encoding thioredoxin domain-containing protein — MNRRVQRVTSRREFVAGLMAAGTAACMPVRAVALPTNLPNRGARQPQLLVEEVGDFQCPFCAEVQPAIKALMASHGDRIALVWRNYPLRRHEFAALAAEAALEMRAQRGDEAFWNFADVLFQNQQALEPANLVRYAKLMGANPNRLSQALEVGVHRGAVEEDMRYVDALKLPSFGTPAFLIGEDAFIGSYRYEELVSLVEEKL, encoded by the coding sequence GTGAACAGACGCGTGCAACGAGTGACTTCCAGGCGTGAGTTCGTGGCTGGGCTGATGGCGGCTGGCACCGCAGCTTGCATGCCCGTTCGCGCCGTCGCGCTACCCACGAACTTGCCGAATCGCGGCGCAAGGCAACCCCAGCTACTCGTCGAAGAAGTCGGTGACTTCCAGTGTCCGTTTTGCGCGGAGGTGCAGCCGGCCATCAAAGCGCTCATGGCGAGCCACGGGGACCGCATCGCGCTCGTGTGGCGCAACTATCCACTACGCCGCCACGAGTTCGCAGCTCTCGCGGCCGAGGCGGCGCTCGAGATGCGCGCTCAGCGTGGTGACGAGGCGTTCTGGAACTTCGCCGACGTCTTGTTCCAGAATCAGCAAGCTCTGGAGCCGGCGAACCTCGTTCGCTACGCGAAGCTCATGGGCGCAAATCCGAATCGACTGAGCCAGGCTCTGGAGGTGGGCGTTCACCGCGGAGCAGTGGAAGAAGACATGCGCTATGTGGACGCATTGAAGCTTCCGAGCTTCGGAACTCCTGCCTTCTTGATTGGCGAGGATGCTTTCATCGGCAGCTATCGCTACGAAGAGCTAGTCTCCTTGGTGGAAGAAAAGCTCTGA
- a CDS encoding protein kinase, whose amino-acid sequence MTGSDSKSLDEAPTIVATGADAESLRSFAPNPEPMEQALTVLSERYELLALVGAGAMGSVYRARDRELDEIVALKMLRAEFTDSAYILERFKREVKLARRISHASVARVFDIGEHEGRRFLTMEFIAGESLAALLTGRPPLSVARGLAIAQGICAGLAAAHEAGVVHRDLKPDNVMMTPAGKPVITDFGIARTLEADDAKRTAHGAVVGTPAYMAPEQVEGKRVDERTDVYALGVLLYELLTGELPFNGDSPYMVAAKRLTEAPPDPRSVREDLPETVARVILKCLARRPEDRYPSAGALAQALASGAPTHVPGSPASTSHGAATSTVTSLTDASVPRTERTVAVLPFANSGTDEDAFVAEGLSEDLIDTLSMTRGLRVKPHSALADVNAADPQAWGRELGVEVVVTGSVRRRGDALRVSARVITVSDGFQLWAERFDRPASSALVISDEVAQAIARALTVEAEASQRSAPTDPMAIELYLRGRAELRKLGQEPFARAVKWFAEAHQRAPEDATILAAYARACARAWFFGSIHDDLGARARSLAALAFERAPSSADSLLVKATVAFADGQVSEAVVPLLLTLRLAPALAEAHELLGRIRVEVGPVEEGLRILDRTHELDPALDGATLERARTLALMDRWEEAEAAMAQVMDNRAAVITPMHARFALWGRDPAPFLTALNQLPEEVLPGPATFARAVAQTLSLRTVDPTLINGIVDASRDDSRPPRFRTFLFQILAELHGYVGEIDGVVSALERCVDAGLIDLVWLDRAPPLRAASSHPRFIALREQVAQRAERIRLLLDA is encoded by the coding sequence ATGACCGGCTCGGACTCAAAGTCACTGGATGAAGCGCCGACCATCGTGGCGACGGGCGCCGACGCGGAGTCCTTGAGAAGCTTCGCGCCGAACCCTGAGCCGATGGAGCAGGCGTTGACGGTGCTTTCCGAGCGCTATGAGCTGCTTGCGCTGGTGGGGGCCGGGGCCATGGGCAGTGTGTACCGGGCGAGGGATCGCGAGCTCGACGAGATCGTCGCGCTGAAGATGCTCCGAGCGGAGTTCACCGACTCCGCGTACATCTTGGAGCGCTTCAAGCGCGAGGTGAAGCTTGCGCGGCGCATCTCTCACGCATCGGTGGCGCGTGTGTTCGACATCGGCGAGCACGAGGGTCGTCGCTTCCTGACCATGGAGTTCATTGCAGGCGAGTCCTTGGCAGCGTTGCTGACCGGTCGTCCGCCCTTGAGTGTGGCGCGTGGGCTGGCCATAGCCCAAGGGATCTGTGCGGGCTTGGCAGCGGCTCACGAAGCGGGCGTAGTGCATCGTGACCTGAAGCCCGACAACGTGATGATGACGCCTGCGGGCAAACCCGTGATCACGGACTTTGGCATCGCGCGCACTCTGGAAGCCGACGATGCGAAGCGCACGGCCCACGGCGCCGTGGTCGGCACGCCCGCCTACATGGCGCCCGAGCAGGTCGAAGGGAAACGAGTCGACGAGCGCACGGACGTCTACGCGCTCGGTGTGTTGCTCTACGAGTTGCTCACCGGGGAGCTGCCTTTCAACGGGGATTCGCCCTACATGGTCGCCGCCAAGCGCTTGACCGAGGCGCCACCGGACCCACGCTCGGTGCGCGAAGACCTCCCGGAAACGGTGGCGCGGGTGATTCTCAAGTGCCTCGCGCGCCGTCCGGAAGACCGCTATCCGTCTGCGGGCGCGCTGGCACAGGCCCTCGCCTCGGGCGCGCCCACTCACGTGCCTGGCTCCCCTGCCTCCACGAGCCACGGTGCGGCAACTTCGACGGTCACCTCGTTGACGGATGCGAGCGTGCCGCGCACCGAGCGCACGGTGGCGGTACTTCCCTTTGCCAACTCCGGCACCGACGAGGATGCCTTCGTGGCGGAAGGTCTGTCCGAAGATCTGATCGACACCCTCAGCATGACACGCGGACTGCGGGTGAAGCCGCACTCCGCTCTCGCCGACGTCAACGCCGCGGACCCCCAAGCCTGGGGGCGCGAGCTTGGCGTCGAAGTCGTGGTCACTGGCTCCGTGCGTCGACGGGGCGACGCACTGCGCGTGAGCGCGAGGGTGATCACGGTGTCTGATGGGTTTCAGCTCTGGGCAGAACGCTTCGACCGACCAGCAAGCAGCGCACTCGTGATCAGTGACGAAGTGGCGCAAGCGATCGCGCGTGCACTCACCGTCGAAGCGGAAGCTTCCCAGCGCAGCGCCCCCACGGATCCGATGGCGATCGAGCTCTATCTGCGCGGTCGCGCGGAGCTGCGCAAGCTGGGACAAGAACCTTTTGCTCGCGCCGTGAAGTGGTTCGCCGAGGCTCACCAACGCGCTCCCGAGGACGCCACCATCCTGGCGGCCTACGCTCGTGCCTGCGCGCGCGCTTGGTTCTTCGGAAGCATCCATGATGACTTGGGCGCGCGCGCGCGGAGCCTGGCGGCACTGGCTTTCGAGCGTGCGCCCTCTAGCGCCGATTCCTTGCTGGTGAAGGCGACGGTGGCGTTCGCCGACGGCCAGGTGTCGGAAGCCGTCGTTCCCCTGTTGCTCACCCTGCGACTGGCGCCCGCCCTGGCTGAGGCCCACGAGTTGCTCGGACGCATTCGCGTCGAGGTGGGGCCCGTAGAGGAAGGACTGCGCATTTTGGATCGCACGCACGAGCTGGATCCTGCGCTCGATGGCGCCACCCTGGAGCGCGCGCGAACCCTGGCGCTCATGGATCGATGGGAGGAGGCCGAGGCAGCCATGGCGCAGGTGATGGACAATCGCGCAGCCGTGATCACGCCCATGCACGCGCGCTTCGCCCTCTGGGGCCGCGACCCTGCACCGTTCCTGACGGCTTTGAATCAGTTGCCGGAAGAAGTACTTCCCGGGCCGGCGACCTTCGCGCGTGCGGTGGCACAAACGCTGTCGCTACGAACCGTCGACCCGACACTCATCAACGGGATCGTGGACGCTTCTCGCGACGACTCGCGGCCGCCGCGCTTCCGCACCTTCTTGTTCCAGATCCTCGCGGAGTTGCACGGCTACGTCGGGGAGATCGACGGGGTGGTCAGCGCTCTCGAACGCTGCGTGGACGCGGGGTTGATCGACCTGGTGTGGCTCGACCGCGCACCGCCGCTGCGAGCTGCGAGTTCCCACCCGCGCTTCATCGCACTCCGAGAGCAGGTTGCGCAGCGCGCCGAGCGCATTCGCCTCTTGCTGGACGCCTGA
- a CDS encoding VWA domain-containing protein → MRRRRSAWRASWFTVLALGAGLGINACGSAEDENLVAGKDPGGTGGSTGKDGGGGSSCSDAKDCPAGSFCSAAKVCVIDGDCAVKEDCQNGDVCSASGKCLPPGSCGGDTDCNAGEVCDPDTKTCVPGGACGANAFAIEAVAPNLFISLDRSCSMTGAGGGGKTKWQIAVEAINKMLTDFNGKVRWGLGLFPDTVAPNCDQGPAQFAVADANESKIQSLLTASLQKSDPLFPDGPCVTNIDTAMQQASQEPSFADKSRGSYVLLITDGAQAVCPNNQGDPLTLQIITQLAANGTKTFVIGFGSGVKAASLNKFADAGGVPNNDPNNPNTHYYQASDAASLQTALGKIAGSIVGCTFTLDDVPPDPNQLYVFFDKVSLARDTSHQAGWDYDATNNQITFYGADCDKLKGNQVGKVDVVFGCNQPPR, encoded by the coding sequence ATGCGACGTCGCAGGAGTGCTTGGCGAGCTTCATGGTTCACGGTCTTGGCGCTCGGCGCCGGACTTGGCATCAACGCCTGTGGCAGCGCCGAGGACGAGAACCTCGTGGCTGGGAAAGATCCCGGCGGAACCGGGGGAAGCACTGGGAAGGACGGCGGCGGCGGTTCGAGCTGCTCGGACGCCAAGGACTGCCCGGCGGGTTCCTTCTGCTCCGCCGCGAAGGTCTGCGTCATCGATGGCGACTGCGCGGTCAAAGAAGATTGTCAGAACGGCGACGTCTGTAGTGCCAGCGGCAAGTGTCTGCCTCCGGGCAGCTGCGGCGGCGACACCGACTGCAACGCGGGCGAAGTATGTGACCCGGACACCAAGACCTGCGTGCCGGGCGGCGCGTGCGGCGCGAACGCCTTTGCCATCGAAGCGGTCGCGCCCAATCTTTTCATTTCGCTCGATCGTTCCTGCTCGATGACGGGCGCGGGCGGCGGTGGCAAGACCAAGTGGCAGATTGCCGTGGAAGCCATCAACAAGATGCTGACGGACTTCAACGGCAAGGTGCGTTGGGGACTCGGCTTGTTCCCGGACACCGTAGCCCCCAACTGCGATCAAGGTCCTGCCCAGTTCGCGGTCGCCGACGCCAACGAATCCAAGATTCAGTCGCTGTTGACCGCCTCGCTGCAGAAGAGTGACCCGTTGTTCCCGGATGGACCCTGCGTCACCAACATCGACACGGCCATGCAGCAAGCCAGCCAAGAGCCGAGCTTCGCTGACAAGAGCCGCGGAAGCTATGTGCTGTTGATTACCGACGGTGCCCAGGCGGTCTGCCCCAACAACCAGGGCGACCCGCTGACGCTGCAGATCATCACCCAGCTGGCGGCGAACGGAACCAAGACCTTCGTGATTGGGTTCGGCTCCGGCGTGAAGGCAGCATCCCTCAACAAGTTCGCGGATGCTGGCGGCGTACCCAACAACGACCCCAACAACCCCAACACTCACTACTACCAGGCTAGCGATGCAGCCAGCTTGCAGACCGCCCTCGGCAAGATTGCGGGGTCGATCGTGGGCTGCACCTTCACGCTGGACGACGTGCCTCCGGACCCGAACCAGCTCTACGTCTTCTTCGACAAGGTGAGCTTGGCCCGAGACACCAGTCACCAGGCCGGCTGGGACTACGACGCCACCAACAACCAGATCACCTTCTATGGCGCCGACTGCGACAAGCTGAAGGGAAACCAAGTCGGCAAGGTGGACGTGGTATTCGGCTGCAACCAGCCGCCACGATAG
- a CDS encoding LamG domain-containing protein codes for MRQAWFWSVGVLLACSSSSRVGHVSSDAGTGGTAGNGGSTGGTGATGTGGQSEVCPDAGQGGAAGQSASYAATILTDCPYGYWRLEEGAPGTFTSLGPSKKTGSADGFLEATQLQQPGVAEGFGVLTNDTGTAISWQQDPKFRFVGSQAFSVEVWLKPEGTGSGPILASHGDLTGWRLSDDNDGLSFVRTQQPGQADRALGSLPTQAWSHVVATYDGSDLCLYRNGKVEQCVPSTRTLGAHNEGIRAGAPLGEAAYFGLLDEVALYLHALTPERIQAHYAAGLVLPDGGGADASSGDAGDLDASGGG; via the coding sequence ATGAGGCAAGCTTGGTTCTGGAGCGTCGGCGTCCTACTGGCGTGCAGCTCTTCGTCGCGGGTAGGCCACGTCAGCTCGGATGCGGGGACGGGCGGAACCGCTGGCAACGGGGGCTCCACGGGTGGCACAGGTGCAACCGGCACGGGCGGCCAGTCGGAGGTTTGCCCGGATGCTGGCCAGGGCGGCGCGGCGGGACAATCGGCTTCCTATGCAGCGACGATCCTCACGGACTGTCCGTACGGCTACTGGCGACTGGAGGAGGGCGCACCCGGAACTTTCACGAGCCTGGGCCCATCGAAGAAGACGGGAAGCGCCGACGGGTTCTTGGAGGCCACGCAACTCCAACAGCCGGGTGTGGCCGAGGGCTTCGGCGTGCTCACCAACGACACGGGAACGGCTATCTCGTGGCAACAAGATCCAAAGTTCCGCTTCGTAGGATCGCAGGCCTTCAGCGTAGAGGTCTGGCTCAAGCCGGAGGGGACGGGTTCAGGACCGATTCTGGCCTCGCACGGTGACCTCACGGGCTGGCGCTTGAGCGATGACAATGACGGCCTCTCCTTCGTGCGCACGCAGCAACCGGGACAGGCGGATAGAGCGCTGGGAAGCCTTCCCACACAAGCTTGGTCGCACGTCGTCGCGACCTACGATGGAAGCGACTTGTGCCTGTATCGAAATGGAAAGGTCGAGCAGTGCGTCCCGTCCACACGAACCTTGGGCGCACACAACGAGGGGATCCGCGCGGGTGCGCCCCTGGGTGAAGCCGCGTACTTCGGCTTGTTGGACGAGGTGGCTCTTTATCTGCACGCGCTCACCCCCGAGCGCATCCAAGCGCACTACGCCGCGGGCCTGGTCCTTCCCGACGGCGGCGGCGCAGACGCGAGCAGTGGAGACGCGGGCGACCTGGACGCGAGCGGCGGCGGCTGA
- a CDS encoding DUF362 domain-containing protein codes for MLSRRNLLRAGAALGASALPLSHASHEAHAAPAVVRPPAGFSPLKTKGRVVKVSTHGSFAGLMQNNQLWPKADVAERMVEKALMELTGASNLSAALGKFIHPKDKVAIKVNGLAGQHGHTMAANFEVIDPVVRGLIALGVPADRIMVFEQTQAFLEGARVNVRAWQLPKGVKTGVHKKEIASMTPIEINKGIPMRFVTLFMDATAVIDISQIKDHSIYGYTGAIKNISHGTQTNPHDQHDGDSDQPARIYAHSIVRSRMRLHIVDGFKLLYDGGPHDNPRGRSLHGAVYASTDAVALDTVGVDVVNRARKERKIKSLSAAGRDPRYIRAAADLKVGAGDLNKIRLSKRYL; via the coding sequence ATGCTGTCCCGACGCAACCTGCTTCGAGCTGGCGCCGCCCTCGGCGCCTCTGCCCTGCCGCTGAGTCACGCTTCCCACGAGGCACACGCCGCGCCGGCCGTGGTTCGACCTCCCGCCGGTTTCTCTCCCCTGAAGACCAAGGGGCGCGTAGTGAAGGTCTCGACCCACGGCAGCTTCGCGGGCTTGATGCAGAACAACCAGCTGTGGCCCAAGGCCGACGTCGCCGAGCGAATGGTGGAGAAGGCGCTCATGGAACTCACGGGCGCGTCGAACTTGAGCGCGGCCCTCGGCAAGTTCATCCATCCCAAGGACAAGGTTGCCATCAAGGTCAACGGCCTAGCGGGTCAGCACGGCCACACCATGGCGGCGAACTTCGAAGTGATCGATCCAGTGGTCCGCGGCTTGATTGCGCTTGGCGTTCCCGCGGATCGCATCATGGTCTTCGAGCAGACCCAGGCCTTTCTCGAGGGTGCGCGTGTGAACGTGCGAGCCTGGCAGCTGCCCAAGGGCGTGAAGACTGGCGTCCACAAGAAGGAGATCGCCAGCATGACGCCCATCGAGATCAACAAGGGAATTCCGATGCGCTTCGTGACGCTGTTCATGGATGCGACGGCCGTCATCGACATCTCGCAGATCAAAGACCACTCGATCTACGGCTACACCGGCGCGATCAAGAACATCTCTCACGGGACCCAGACGAATCCCCACGACCAGCACGACGGCGACAGTGACCAGCCCGCCCGGATCTATGCGCATTCCATCGTGCGCAGCCGGATGCGCTTGCACATCGTCGACGGCTTCAAGCTACTGTACGACGGCGGGCCCCACGACAATCCGCGGGGGCGCTCGCTACACGGAGCCGTCTACGCCTCGACGGACGCGGTTGCCCTGGACACCGTGGGCGTTGACGTGGTCAACCGCGCGCGAAAAGAGCGCAAGATCAAGTCCCTTTCCGCGGCCGGTCGCGATCCCCGCTACATCCGCGCTGCGGCGGATCTCAAGGTTGGCGCCGGCGATCTGAACAAGATCCGTCTGAGCAAGCGCTACCTCTGA